The following are encoded in a window of uncultured Sphaerochaeta sp. genomic DNA:
- a CDS encoding molybdopterin-dependent oxidoreductase Mo/Fe-S-binding subunit produces the protein MNKIVCTVNGKKHTVSCKQSESLREMLVRLGYTSVRDSDDKEGFAGSDTVIFNDVPVYANLMLALQADAAEIKTAESMGTSRNLNVIQQAMIDAGVVQSAYNAPAAALLLTWLLEHESNPTKEQINQVLSGIFIRDAGYEHYYLAVKLALERMKDGKYKSEISPSFRDELTYVGKPKGKVDGPQLVAGEASFVEDRVLPGYHSMVILRSPYAHAYIKKIDTKKALAMEGVVTIITHENCPDVFYMQAGQGNPEPSPHDRRLLNRKVRHVGDRVAAIVAETYEQAVAARSAIKVEYEVLKPVFTVEEAMEEGAPRVHNGVVEYRSGAPENLEEYNKDADPRDGKVVYQFPLHGDIRRNIASAAHGQIGDVEKGFKEADAVVERTYQTSQIQCTPLEPHLAYARIDGGRLVINASTQVPYHVRRIVSWVCQIPENKIRIIKERVGGGYGSKQDILVEDLVGYATWITGKPIYYRNTREEEFIANSTRHPMRMTVKMGGKKDGTITAVYMDVRANTGPYGNHCLTVPMNACSKTLPLLKCDNMKFDVITYYTNIPPTGAYQGYGAPKGTYSLMTCMAELAEKLGIDYYDMAMKNKVEPGYMLEILKGLGEGREGNVVPVGSCGLEQALTQGAKMIEWGKKVESKDPDWRIGKGFAMIQQGSGLPGLDHSNAWAKLLTDGTFQIFSGGADLGTGLDTISAKMISEAFCVPLDRVTVTSGDTDSCTFDTGAYASSGTYFSGGASYKAAQDLKKNLLDEAAYQMGEKAEDLILRAPGEVYSTKSGKTLDYAKLSHDALTGTGRGQVMGKGSFTTNHNSIPYGAHFVQVAVNVRTGQVKVQKYYALQDAGTPINPELALCQMYGAALKSVGHSLYEQMLLDENGVCINANLSEYGVPMVDEQPEDFKAVLIDINDEVGPYGAKSISEIATNGAAPALAIAIHDAVGVWMRSWPFSPEKILKELGKI, from the coding sequence ATGAACAAAATTGTCTGTACCGTTAACGGTAAGAAACATACAGTAAGTTGCAAGCAGTCAGAAAGCTTGCGTGAAATGCTCGTTCGCCTTGGGTATACCAGCGTACGCGACAGTGACGATAAGGAAGGCTTTGCAGGCAGTGATACCGTTATTTTCAATGACGTTCCTGTGTATGCAAATTTGATGTTGGCACTCCAAGCCGATGCTGCTGAGATCAAGACCGCTGAATCAATGGGTACCAGCCGTAACCTGAATGTCATCCAGCAAGCCATGATCGATGCAGGTGTTGTACAGAGTGCTTATAATGCACCTGCTGCTGCCTTGCTCCTGACTTGGTTGCTTGAACATGAGAGTAATCCTACCAAGGAACAAATCAATCAGGTACTCAGTGGTATCTTTATCCGCGATGCAGGCTATGAACACTACTATCTGGCAGTGAAGTTGGCTCTGGAAAGAATGAAGGATGGAAAATACAAGAGTGAAATTTCTCCCTCCTTCAGAGATGAGCTGACCTATGTTGGGAAACCCAAGGGAAAGGTCGATGGACCGCAACTGGTTGCAGGCGAAGCCAGCTTCGTTGAAGACAGGGTATTGCCGGGATATCACTCAATGGTGATTCTTCGCAGTCCATATGCCCATGCGTACATCAAGAAGATCGATACCAAGAAAGCATTGGCAATGGAAGGTGTGGTTACCATCATCACCCATGAGAACTGCCCTGATGTATTCTACATGCAGGCTGGGCAGGGGAATCCAGAACCCAGTCCACACGATCGTAGATTGCTCAACCGGAAGGTTAGGCATGTTGGTGACCGTGTAGCAGCAATCGTTGCAGAAACGTATGAACAGGCAGTTGCTGCTCGCTCTGCAATCAAGGTGGAGTACGAGGTACTCAAGCCAGTATTCACCGTTGAGGAAGCGATGGAAGAAGGAGCCCCTCGTGTTCATAACGGGGTGGTAGAGTATCGCAGCGGTGCTCCCGAGAATTTGGAAGAGTACAACAAGGATGCCGATCCCAGGGATGGGAAGGTTGTCTACCAGTTCCCTCTTCATGGTGATATCAGAAGAAATATTGCCTCAGCAGCCCATGGCCAGATTGGTGATGTAGAGAAAGGTTTCAAGGAAGCTGATGCTGTGGTCGAAAGGACCTACCAGACCAGTCAGATCCAGTGTACTCCCCTTGAGCCGCACCTTGCCTACGCTAGGATTGATGGTGGGAGATTGGTTATCAATGCCTCCACCCAGGTTCCCTACCATGTGAGAAGAATTGTCTCTTGGGTTTGTCAGATTCCTGAGAACAAGATTCGAATCATCAAGGAGAGAGTTGGCGGTGGGTATGGCAGCAAGCAGGATATTTTGGTTGAGGATCTGGTAGGATATGCCACTTGGATTACCGGAAAACCAATCTATTACCGCAATACCCGTGAGGAAGAGTTCATTGCAAACTCCACCCGCCATCCGATGAGGATGACGGTCAAGATGGGCGGAAAGAAAGACGGCACCATTACCGCAGTCTATATGGATGTAAGGGCCAATACAGGACCATACGGAAACCACTGTCTTACGGTCCCGATGAATGCATGCAGCAAGACCTTGCCTTTGCTTAAGTGCGACAACATGAAGTTTGATGTAATCACCTATTACACAAACATTCCACCTACAGGAGCCTATCAGGGCTATGGAGCCCCTAAGGGTACCTACTCACTGATGACCTGTATGGCGGAGCTTGCAGAAAAACTGGGAATCGATTACTACGACATGGCCATGAAGAACAAGGTTGAACCGGGCTACATGCTTGAGATTCTCAAGGGCCTTGGAGAAGGTCGTGAAGGAAATGTAGTACCTGTTGGTTCCTGTGGATTGGAACAGGCCCTCACCCAGGGTGCAAAGATGATCGAGTGGGGCAAGAAAGTTGAATCCAAGGACCCCGACTGGAGAATCGGCAAGGGTTTTGCCATGATCCAGCAGGGAAGCGGGTTGCCAGGACTGGACCACTCCAATGCATGGGCTAAACTGCTGACCGATGGAACATTCCAGATCTTCAGTGGCGGTGCCGACTTGGGAACTGGCCTTGATACCATCAGTGCGAAGATGATCAGTGAAGCCTTCTGTGTTCCTCTGGACAGGGTCACTGTTACCAGTGGTGATACCGACAGCTGTACGTTTGACACGGGTGCCTATGCATCCAGCGGAACCTATTTCAGTGGTGGTGCAAGCTACAAGGCTGCACAGGACCTGAAGAAGAATCTGCTTGATGAGGCAGCCTACCAGATGGGAGAAAAAGCAGAGGATTTGATCCTTCGCGCTCCTGGAGAGGTGTACAGTACCAAGAGTGGCAAGACGCTTGACTATGCAAAGCTCAGCCATGATGCACTTACCGGAACAGGTCGTGGTCAGGTGATGGGAAAAGGTTCCTTTACCACGAACCATAACTCAATCCCCTATGGTGCTCACTTTGTGCAGGTCGCGGTCAACGTCAGAACTGGCCAGGTGAAGGTACAGAAGTACTATGCCCTGCAGGATGCCGGTACCCCGATCAATCCGGAACTGGCACTCTGTCAGATGTATGGTGCTGCCCTGAAATCTGTCGGGCATTCGCTCTATGAGCAGATGCTCCTTGATGAGAATGGTGTCTGTATCAATGCAAACCTGAGTGAGTATGGTGTCCCCATGGTTGATGAACAGCCAGAGGACTTCAAAGCGGTCCTGATCGATATCAATGATGAGGTAGGCCCCTATGGAGCCAAATCCATCAGTGAGATTGCAACCAACGGAGCAGCTCCAGCGCTTGCCATCGCCATACACGATGCTGTAGGGGTTTGGATGCGCAGTTGGCCGTTCTCACCTGAGAAGATCTTGAAGGAGCTTGGCAAGATTTAA
- the ygfK gene encoding putative selenate reductase subunit YgfK has translation MGDIMRPVPFTELISRIVGEYRNHHTIFGIAEEQFYHESGKHSLNVFSQSCATPCGPAAGPHTQLAQNIIASYLVGGRFMELKTVQVLDTLEIEKPCIDARDEGYNVEWSSEFTLPKAWDEYAKAWIILHLLEAVMQKGKFEKPSFIFNMSVGYNLEGIKTEKMQKFIDSMIDARKDERFAEYLQELEALIEEGLFEGTPWEGLEKKVKGISEKISWNISPSTTLSTMHGCPPKEIEAICSYMLTEKKVDTFVKLNPTLLGFDTVRKILDDLGFDYLTISKESFEHDLQYPDAIAMLHRLVDLAKKEGRGFGVKLTNTLGSVNDQGVLPGGEMYMSGRTLLPISTTVGLKLSKEFNGKLPISYSGGANAFTIKALFESGIRPITLATDMLKPGGYTRMKQLVEILEESDAWKMDGIDVEKLEKLSEDARAGKYAVAEKDFRGTDTVKIGEKLPLFDCYVAPCQTACPIHQDVPEYVQLVGQGRYGEALAVIYDKNALPAITGHICDHQCQLHCTRMDYEGAVRIRDMKRIAVENGFEEYKQLWEGPTDKAEIKAAVVGAGPAGLSAAYFLARAGFDTAVFEREESAGGVVRHVIPGFRLPVEAIESDVEFIKAHGVQFNYGVDAEKMTVEALRAQGYSRIFYAIGSEVDNDIPLQGDRSRVRPSLSFLSAFRKDPSTLSLGKHVVVVGGGNTAMDSARAATRIKGVEKVSVIYRRTEKEMPADHEEYGMAQEENVEFIFLANPERFDGNMLTVRKMELGEMDASGRRRPVATEETFTIEADTMITAIGEHADTEKLTWYGVPVNEKGWAKADEETKESEVSDVYVIGDAQSGPSTVVRCIASARAAVEAAIDKVLGPEEEESEHVHDEHCDHDHDDDDDAFEEEEMSDEERVQLENDENEFFADVTDKKSKILSSKEFGDKEFAATEAARCMECSYLCNKCVDVCPNRANVAIDVRNLGLFADPFQILHLDAYCNECGNCETFCPYDGGPYRKKFTLFSRKDDFENSENSGFFAEGEDILVRLDGKTYECEMDADGILVGEEEGITDEVAALIEEVFTSYSYLLGYVEA, from the coding sequence ATGGGAGACATTATGCGCCCAGTTCCCTTCACGGAACTTATTAGCCGTATCGTTGGTGAGTACAGAAATCACCATACCATATTCGGTATTGCCGAAGAACAATTTTATCATGAGAGCGGCAAGCACAGCCTGAACGTATTCTCCCAGAGTTGTGCCACACCCTGCGGACCTGCTGCAGGCCCCCACACCCAGTTGGCCCAGAATATCATCGCAAGTTATCTTGTCGGTGGCCGATTCATGGAGCTGAAAACTGTCCAGGTACTTGATACCTTGGAGATTGAGAAACCCTGTATTGATGCACGGGATGAGGGATACAACGTTGAGTGGTCCAGTGAGTTTACCCTTCCCAAAGCATGGGACGAGTATGCAAAGGCATGGATTATCCTGCATCTGCTGGAAGCAGTGATGCAGAAAGGAAAGTTCGAGAAGCCTTCCTTTATCTTTAATATGTCTGTTGGCTACAACCTGGAAGGCATCAAGACAGAGAAGATGCAGAAATTCATTGACTCCATGATCGACGCTCGCAAAGATGAACGCTTTGCTGAGTACTTGCAGGAGCTGGAAGCTCTGATCGAAGAGGGTTTGTTCGAAGGCACTCCTTGGGAAGGGCTCGAGAAGAAGGTCAAAGGCATCAGTGAGAAAATCAGCTGGAATATCAGCCCATCTACTACCCTCAGTACCATGCATGGATGTCCTCCAAAAGAAATTGAAGCCATCTGCAGCTATATGCTGACAGAGAAGAAGGTAGACACCTTTGTAAAGCTCAATCCAACCTTGCTTGGATTTGATACGGTTCGAAAAATCCTTGATGATCTTGGGTTTGATTACCTTACCATCAGCAAGGAAAGCTTTGAGCACGATCTGCAATACCCTGATGCAATTGCCATGTTGCATCGCCTGGTTGACCTCGCAAAGAAAGAGGGCAGGGGTTTTGGTGTTAAACTGACCAATACCCTTGGATCAGTGAACGACCAGGGAGTACTCCCCGGTGGTGAGATGTACATGTCAGGCCGTACCCTGCTTCCTATTTCCACAACGGTGGGACTTAAGCTCAGCAAGGAATTTAACGGAAAGCTTCCCATCAGCTACAGTGGTGGTGCCAATGCCTTTACGATCAAGGCACTGTTCGAGAGTGGTATCAGGCCAATTACCCTGGCAACCGATATGCTCAAGCCAGGTGGCTACACCCGCATGAAACAGCTTGTGGAAATCCTTGAAGAGAGTGATGCCTGGAAGATGGATGGCATTGATGTCGAGAAACTCGAAAAGCTCTCGGAGGATGCACGAGCTGGCAAGTATGCAGTAGCTGAGAAAGACTTCAGGGGAACTGATACCGTGAAGATTGGTGAGAAACTTCCTCTCTTTGATTGCTATGTTGCACCTTGCCAAACTGCATGCCCGATTCATCAGGACGTACCTGAGTATGTCCAGCTTGTTGGTCAGGGACGCTATGGGGAAGCCTTGGCAGTCATCTATGACAAGAATGCCCTTCCCGCCATCACCGGTCATATCTGTGACCACCAGTGCCAGCTGCACTGTACCCGCATGGATTATGAGGGAGCAGTTCGTATCCGCGATATGAAGCGTATTGCAGTAGAGAACGGATTTGAAGAGTACAAGCAGCTCTGGGAAGGCCCGACCGATAAGGCTGAGATCAAGGCAGCAGTTGTTGGCGCAGGTCCTGCTGGACTTTCAGCAGCATATTTCCTTGCAAGAGCAGGTTTCGATACCGCTGTCTTCGAGAGGGAAGAGAGTGCAGGTGGTGTGGTTCGCCATGTCATTCCTGGATTCCGCCTTCCTGTGGAAGCAATTGAGAGCGATGTCGAATTCATCAAGGCTCACGGCGTACAGTTCAATTATGGAGTAGATGCAGAGAAAATGACCGTAGAAGCACTACGTGCTCAAGGTTACTCCCGTATCTTCTACGCAATTGGAAGCGAAGTAGACAATGATATCCCCTTGCAGGGGGATCGGAGCAGGGTAAGACCCTCTCTCTCCTTCCTCTCTGCATTCAGGAAAGATCCATCAACCCTTTCCCTGGGCAAGCATGTTGTGGTTGTCGGTGGTGGAAACACTGCAATGGATAGCGCACGTGCTGCAACCCGGATCAAGGGTGTTGAGAAGGTTTCGGTAATCTATCGAAGAACCGAGAAGGAGATGCCGGCCGACCATGAAGAGTATGGTATGGCACAAGAAGAGAATGTTGAGTTCATCTTCCTTGCAAATCCTGAACGCTTCGATGGCAATATGCTCACCGTCCGAAAGATGGAACTCGGTGAAATGGATGCCAGCGGAAGACGAAGACCCGTGGCGACTGAAGAGACCTTCACCATTGAAGCAGACACCATGATTACGGCAATTGGTGAACATGCTGATACAGAAAAGCTTACTTGGTACGGAGTGCCTGTCAACGAGAAGGGTTGGGCAAAGGCCGATGAGGAGACCAAGGAGTCTGAAGTTTCGGATGTATACGTCATTGGTGATGCACAGAGTGGTCCATCTACCGTTGTTAGATGTATTGCTAGTGCTAGAGCGGCAGTTGAAGCTGCCATCGACAAGGTGCTTGGTCCTGAAGAGGAAGAGAGCGAGCATGTGCACGATGAGCATTGTGACCATGACCACGATGACGATGATGATGCATTTGAAGAAGAAGAGATGAGCGACGAAGAGAGGGTGCAGCTCGAAAATGATGAGAATGAGTTCTTTGCAGATGTAACTGACAAGAAGAGCAAAATTCTTTCTTCGAAGGAGTTCGGTGATAAGGAATTTGCCGCAACTGAGGCTGCCCGCTGTATGGAATGCTCTTACCTCTGTAATAAGTGTGTGGATGTATGTCCGAACCGCGCAAATGTTGCAATTGATGTAAGGAACCTTGGGCTGTTTGCAGACCCATTCCAGATTCTTCACCTCGATGCATACTGCAACGAGTGCGGCAACTGTGAAACGTTCTGTCCCTATGATGGCGGTCCCTATCGCAAGAAGTTCACGCTCTTCAGCCGAAAGGATGATTTTGAAAATTCAGAGAACAGTGGTTTCTTCGCTGAAGGTGAGGATATCCTGGTTCGCCTCGATGGTAAAACCTATGAGTGCGAAATGGACGCAGACGGTATCCTGGTAGGGGAAGAGGAAGGCATCACTGATGAGGTTGCCGCCTTGATCGAAGAGGTATTTACCTCGTACAGCTACCTGCTTGGGTACGTGGAAGCGTAA
- the ssnA gene encoding putative aminohydrolase SsnA has translation MATTVIKQTRIMQTQPPFEVQEGVDIVIVDDVITKVGKGAAETIHADKVIDGRGKTVIPGNVCSHHHYYSGLSRGMLASAGPQTDFIQILKEWWWRIDRALDEEACYYSSLISSIDAIASGTTTCIDHHASPSYIAGSLDTIAKGMEEVGVRGATCYEVTDRNGGMKEVEAGVEENLRFAMAAKSSSLVRGMIGGHAPFTIPDAGLKLMGEAMAETGAGLHLHVAEDKYDVVHSHHKYHLDIVDRLEKFGLLTDNSLLVHGLWLSEAEVEKINAHGTFLAHNGRSNMNNNVGYFKQIQKVDNLVIGTDGCGGNMFEELKIAFFKHKDQGGSWWPADFVTAMGRGNQLVEKYFDGKYGKVAAGYKADLTICDYHSPTPLVADNAATHFVWGMSSNCVESVIINGKLVMENHQFPGLDVQKIYDEAARVAKRVWDTVNTIAP, from the coding sequence GTGGCTACAACGGTAATCAAACAAACCCGGATTATGCAGACCCAGCCGCCCTTTGAGGTGCAGGAAGGTGTAGACATCGTCATCGTCGACGATGTCATCACCAAGGTAGGCAAGGGTGCGGCAGAGACTATACATGCAGACAAGGTAATTGATGGAAGAGGCAAGACGGTCATTCCCGGTAATGTCTGTTCCCATCACCACTACTACTCAGGGCTCTCCAGAGGCATGCTTGCCTCTGCAGGCCCACAGACCGACTTCATTCAGATTCTGAAGGAGTGGTGGTGGCGTATCGACCGTGCACTTGATGAGGAAGCTTGTTACTACAGCTCCCTGATCAGCTCAATCGATGCCATTGCAAGTGGTACCACCACCTGTATCGACCACCATGCAAGCCCCTCTTATATTGCAGGATCCTTGGACACCATTGCCAAGGGAATGGAAGAAGTTGGGGTGCGTGGAGCTACCTGTTACGAAGTCACCGATAGAAACGGTGGAATGAAAGAGGTGGAAGCAGGCGTCGAGGAAAACCTTCGTTTTGCCATGGCCGCAAAGAGCAGTTCACTGGTTAGAGGAATGATCGGGGGACATGCCCCGTTCACCATCCCTGATGCTGGATTGAAGCTTATGGGAGAGGCAATGGCAGAGACCGGTGCCGGCCTTCATCTCCATGTTGCAGAGGACAAGTACGATGTGGTGCATAGCCACCATAAGTACCACCTGGATATCGTTGACCGATTGGAAAAATTCGGACTCTTGACTGATAATTCTCTCTTGGTTCATGGGCTTTGGCTCAGTGAGGCTGAGGTGGAAAAGATCAACGCTCATGGTACGTTCCTTGCACACAATGGACGCAGCAACATGAACAACAATGTTGGTTACTTCAAGCAGATCCAGAAGGTCGATAATTTGGTCATTGGAACCGATGGCTGTGGTGGAAATATGTTTGAAGAGCTCAAGATTGCATTCTTCAAGCACAAGGATCAGGGTGGTTCCTGGTGGCCCGCAGATTTTGTGACTGCCATGGGTCGTGGAAACCAGCTGGTTGAGAAGTATTTTGACGGGAAGTACGGTAAGGTTGCTGCCGGTTACAAGGCTGATCTGACCATCTGTGATTACCATTCACCAACCCCGCTGGTAGCAGACAATGCTGCAACCCATTTTGTATGGGGCATGAGCAGCAACTGTGTGGAAAGTGTCATCATTAATGGAAAGCTGGTGATGGAAAACCATCAGTTCCCAGGCCTTGATGTACAGAAAATCTATGACGAGGCAGCAAGAGTAGCTAAGCGCGTTTGGGATACAGTAAATACAATCGCTCCGTAA
- a CDS encoding YgeY family selenium metabolism-linked hydrolase, with amino-acid sequence MTIQEQIRAKAAEYRDYTALNLSKMVQTKSYSSQEEDVCRLIVTLCEEAGFDEVYIDGLGSVIGRVGNGPKKIAFDAHIDTVEVGNLKNWDFDPFSGEIKDGKVWGRGSSDQKGGAASMITAGRILKELGYSGEYTAYFTFTVMEEDCDGMCWKYLIEEENFRPDLVVSTEPTTCRLYRGHRGRMEIRVILRGISCHGSAPERGVSAAYKAAKAALAIEQLNKDLKPDAENFLGKGTITVSQMDVKGPSQCAVADYAMLYLDRRLTWGEDADLAISQVREYISKATGDDPESIVVEMPNYEKIGWTKKEYSQELYFPTWKIDADHPLVEAGVAGHEALFGKKPVVDKWTFSTNLVATTGRHKIPAIGFGPGDESQAHAPNEINRVDDLEICAAFYAMLPYSLEK; translated from the coding sequence ATGACAATTCAAGAACAAATTAGGGCAAAGGCTGCCGAGTATCGTGACTACACGGCATTGAATCTCTCAAAGATGGTTCAGACCAAGAGCTATAGCTCCCAGGAAGAGGACGTATGTCGTCTCATCGTAACCCTTTGTGAAGAAGCTGGCTTTGATGAAGTGTATATCGATGGATTGGGCTCGGTCATCGGCCGTGTCGGCAATGGTCCCAAGAAGATTGCCTTCGATGCCCATATCGATACTGTTGAGGTTGGAAACCTAAAGAACTGGGATTTCGATCCCTTCAGTGGTGAGATCAAGGACGGAAAGGTCTGGGGACGCGGTTCCAGTGACCAGAAGGGTGGTGCAGCTTCCATGATTACTGCCGGTAGGATCCTGAAGGAGCTCGGCTACAGTGGTGAGTATACCGCTTATTTCACCTTCACCGTCATGGAAGAAGATTGTGATGGTATGTGCTGGAAGTACCTCATCGAGGAAGAGAACTTCAGACCCGACCTTGTTGTTTCCACTGAGCCTACAACCTGCCGCCTCTATCGTGGACACCGCGGAAGAATGGAGATCAGGGTAATCCTCAGGGGAATTTCCTGTCACGGTAGTGCTCCTGAGCGTGGCGTAAGTGCTGCTTACAAGGCTGCAAAGGCAGCTCTTGCCATCGAGCAGTTGAACAAGGACCTTAAGCCGGATGCAGAGAACTTCCTTGGGAAAGGCACCATCACCGTCAGCCAGATGGATGTAAAGGGACCAAGCCAGTGTGCTGTTGCAGACTATGCAATGCTCTACCTTGACCGCCGTCTTACCTGGGGTGAGGATGCAGACCTTGCAATCTCCCAGGTTCGTGAGTACATCAGCAAGGCAACCGGTGATGATCCAGAGTCAATCGTTGTCGAGATGCCCAACTATGAGAAGATTGGTTGGACCAAGAAAGAGTACTCCCAAGAGCTGTACTTCCCCACCTGGAAGATCGACGCAGATCACCCACTGGTAGAAGCTGGTGTTGCCGGCCATGAAGCTCTCTTTGGAAAGAAGCCCGTAGTCGACAAGTGGACCTTCTCCACCAACCTGGTAGCTACCACTGGTCGCCATAAGATTCCTGCTATTGGTTTCGGCCCTGGTGATGAGTCTCAGGCTCATGCCCCGAACGAGATCAACCGTGTGGATGACCTTGAAATCTGTGCTGCATTCTATGCAATGCTTCCCTATTCCTTGGAGAAGTAG
- a CDS encoding 8-oxoguanine deaminase produces MSSSLLLKNIYCLQPTFDGKKYWGADLLIENNKVAKIAPGGGLAAPAKGRTIDCSNHVVIPGLVNTHHHFYQTLTRNHPAVQNAKLFDWLKFLYEVWKYVDEEAVYYSSMLAMAELMKTGCTLTTDHHYLYPRSFKGDLMGLQFEAADTLGMRFSPTRGSMSLSQKDGGLPPDSVVQTEDEILADSERCIKTYHDSAPDAMHKIALAPCSPFSVTKDLMTKTAELARKYGVRLHTHLCETYDEADFCQEMYGMRPVALMQECNLIGDDVFYAHGIHFNDEELKILAKTGSHIAHCPSSNMRLGSGICRVNEMLPMGINVAIAVDGSASNDSSDMLGEVRQAMLLQRVKYGSDALSANEAFTMATENGAKALNFSNVGRLEEGWAADLAIFDVSKLPYAGSQSDPVASLLFCGTNHNTDYTIINGKVVVDHGQLVGYDEQELADKANAISKRMMGQAAKEEAV; encoded by the coding sequence ATGAGTTCCTCGCTTCTCTTGAAGAACATCTACTGTCTACAACCCACATTTGATGGAAAGAAATATTGGGGCGCCGATTTGTTGATTGAAAACAACAAGGTCGCCAAGATTGCTCCTGGGGGTGGATTGGCTGCTCCCGCAAAGGGTCGTACCATCGACTGCTCAAACCATGTGGTCATCCCTGGTTTGGTAAACACGCACCATCACTTCTACCAGACATTAACCAGAAATCATCCTGCTGTGCAGAATGCAAAGCTCTTCGATTGGTTGAAATTCCTCTATGAGGTGTGGAAATATGTCGATGAGGAAGCCGTCTATTACTCATCAATGCTTGCAATGGCTGAGCTGATGAAGACTGGTTGTACCCTTACCACTGACCACCACTACCTCTATCCACGTTCATTCAAGGGTGATCTGATGGGCCTTCAATTTGAGGCTGCAGACACCTTGGGAATGCGCTTCAGTCCCACAAGAGGCTCGATGAGTTTGAGCCAGAAGGACGGAGGACTTCCTCCTGACAGCGTAGTGCAGACTGAGGATGAGATCCTCGCTGACAGCGAGCGCTGCATCAAGACCTACCATGACAGTGCCCCGGATGCAATGCACAAGATAGCACTCGCTCCCTGTAGTCCCTTCAGTGTCACCAAGGATTTGATGACAAAGACCGCAGAACTTGCAAGGAAGTATGGGGTGCGGTTGCATACCCATCTCTGTGAGACCTATGATGAAGCTGATTTCTGCCAGGAGATGTATGGGATGCGTCCTGTTGCTCTGATGCAGGAGTGTAACCTTATCGGGGATGATGTCTTTTATGCACATGGAATCCACTTCAATGATGAAGAGTTGAAAATCCTTGCAAAGACAGGTTCCCATATTGCCCATTGCCCATCCTCGAATATGCGCCTCGGCAGTGGTATCTGCCGGGTCAACGAGATGTTGCCGATGGGTATCAATGTAGCGATTGCAGTAGATGGAAGTGCCAGCAATGACAGTTCCGATATGCTTGGTGAGGTACGCCAGGCAATGCTCCTGCAACGGGTGAAATATGGTTCTGATGCATTGAGTGCCAATGAGGCATTCACCATGGCAACAGAAAACGGTGCAAAGGCGCTCAATTTCTCGAACGTTGGCCGCCTGGAAGAAGGGTGGGCTGCCGATCTGGCAATCTTTGATGTTTCCAAATTACCCTATGCGGGAAGCCAGAGTGATCCGGTCGCAAGTTTACTTTTCTGCGGCACCAATCACAACACTGACTATACAATCATTAACGGAAAGGTTGTAGTCGATCACGGGCAGCTGGTCGGATATGACGAGCAGGAACTTGCAGACAAGGCAAATGCCATCAGCAAGCGCATGATGGGTCAAGCTGCCAAAGAGGAGGCTGTATGA
- a CDS encoding FAD binding domain-containing protein: MIQEYLIANTTEDALNKKRSNTKSVFYAGGTEINRLHSTVEGQTAISLSKLGLDTITDEGSTIKIGSMVTLQQLIESPLIPSWLKDAAHFCGSFTKRNMATIGGNLALMSDHSYLAPALLASRARLLTANLTEKGVYSEDNIPIREYHAYHKQFAGTLLLAVSLSKDDRYVGTVRYAMSSQNRAAVTVGFSATKDSEQVIDHVRVFVAVYGKGVQRLEKVENSIENGELTTREDVQLAVRHDIEVVDDMTGSSDYKRYIASEGVGQLFSAFLKGGAQ, from the coding sequence ATGATACAGGAATATCTCATAGCGAATACTACTGAAGACGCTCTGAACAAGAAGCGCTCAAACACCAAGAGTGTGTTTTATGCCGGGGGGACGGAGATCAACCGTCTTCATTCAACCGTTGAGGGCCAGACTGCCATCAGCCTTTCCAAGCTTGGTTTGGATACCATCACAGATGAAGGTTCCACCATCAAGATTGGTAGCATGGTGACGTTGCAGCAGCTGATCGAATCACCATTGATTCCTTCATGGCTCAAGGATGCCGCTCATTTCTGTGGTTCCTTCACCAAGCGTAATATGGCCACCATCGGAGGTAACCTTGCCCTGATGAGTGATCACTCCTACCTTGCTCCAGCATTGCTTGCAAGCCGAGCACGACTTCTTACGGCCAACCTAACTGAGAAGGGAGTATACAGTGAGGACAATATCCCCATCCGCGAATACCATGCCTATCATAAGCAGTTTGCAGGTACCTTGTTGTTGGCTGTCAGCCTCTCCAAGGATGACCGGTATGTGGGAACCGTACGGTATGCAATGAGCAGCCAGAACCGTGCTGCGGTAACCGTTGGATTCAGTGCAACAAAGGACAGTGAGCAGGTCATAGACCATGTACGGGTCTTTGTTGCTGTATACGGAAAAGGTGTCCAGCGACTGGAAAAGGTGGAGAATTCCATCGAGAACGGTGAGTTGACCACAAGAGAGGATGTACAGCTTGCTGTGCGACATGACATCGAGGTCGTGGACGATATGACTGGCAGCTCCGATTACAAGCGCTATATAGCCAGTGAAGGGGTGGGGCAACTCTTCTCTGCATTTCTCAAAGGAGGTGCACAATGA